From Methylovorus glucosotrophus:
TTCAATGAGGATCCGGTGGAAGAGATTGTGTTCGAGTCGCCATCCAGTGATGTCGATCTCGACTTTAATCTGGATAACCTGGCTGACGCGGAAGAGGATGTCGCGTTGCCTGATCTGAATACAAATTCCACGGAATCCATTGCGCCGGCAGAGGTGGATTTTTCAGATATCAGTCTGGATCTTAATGGCGCCAATGCTTCCGATGAGCCACCTGCGGCCATTGCGGCTGAATCTGCTGAAGTAGATACCAAGTTGGATCTGGTCACCGCCTATATGGATATGGGCGATAATGAAGGTGCCAAGGAGCTGCTTGAGGAAGTGCTTAGCGAGGGCGGCCCACAACAGCGGGCCCGAGCACAGGCCATTATCAATAGTCTGGGTGCTTAGCTGATATCTGCATTTAGTTGTGTAGTTGTGATAAAAAGCCGGATGATTTGATCCGGCTTTTTTCTTATACGATGGGAAGCTGACACGGGATATTGTGAATGGTGAGGTTTAAATGAGAGTTGCCCTTGGGCTAGAGTACGACGGTGCCCATTTTTGCGGCTGGCAAAGTCAGCCGGGGGGCTACGGAGTACAGGATGCACTGGAACGCGAGCTGGCCCGCATGGCTTGCCATCCGGTGCGGGTGATTGCGGCCGGGCGAACCGATACTGGGGTCCATGCCCTGGCCCAAGTGGTGCATTTTGAAACAACAACCGAGCGACCGCTGAATGCCTGGGTTCGTGGAGTAAACGCAGGCCTTCCCTCCAGTGTCAAAGTGTTATGGGCGCAGCAGGTGGACGATGAGTTTCATGCCCGATTTTCAGCCCGCCAACGGTATTACCAATATATTTTGTTTGACCAGGCGGTAGCACCAGCCATCCTTGCTGGCAAAGTTGGCTGGTTTCATCAGCCTCTGGATGTAGACGCCATGGCGGAGGCTGCTGCGCATTTGATTGGTGAACATGATTTCAGCGCTTTCCGTGCTGCTGAATGTCAGGCCAAATCTCCCATACGGACATTACAGCAGGCGGAGGTGCGTCGTGCAGGGCAGGCTATTCTGTTTGAGTTTAGCGGCAATGCATTTTTGCATCATCAGGTGCGTAACATGGTGGGCGCGCTGGTATATGTAGGCAAGGGGAGTCAGCCACCTGCGTTCATCCAGCAACTCCTGCAGAGTCATGACCGTCGTCTTGCTCCTCCAACATTCTCCCCGGATGGCTTGTATTTGAGTGGAGTAGGCTACGAATCGAGATGGGGGCTGCCCGATACCCGCCGCTATGTGCATTTGTCGTTGGTCTGAGGCTCTTTTCATATTGCCGCAATGTGACATGCGACAACGTTTCAGTTAACCTAGCGGTCTCAATCAATTCTGCTTTCATCAAAGAATCTCATCTTGCGTACCAGAGTCAAAATATGCGGCATTACCAGAGAGGAAGATGCCCTCACAGCAGTGCGGCATGGCGCTGATGCGGTTGGACTGGTGTTTGTTGAGGCTAGCCCCAGACATGTCAGCATTGCCCAGGCACAAGCCGCTATTCGTAGCTTGCCTCCATTTATTGCGGTGGTAGGTTTGTTTGTCGATGCCGAGCCCTCATTCATTGAACAAGTGCTAAAGGAAGTACGCCTGGATATGTTGCAATTTCACGGCGATGAGTCTCCTGAAGAATGCCAGCGTTATGCTCGGCCTTATATGAAGGCAATACGCGTCAGGCCGGACACAAATTTGCTACAATACGCCCTCGATTATCCACGGGCCAGCGCGCTGCTGTTGGACGCCCATGTTGAAGGCGTAGCGGGTGGAACGGGCCAGCGTTTTGACTGGTCGCTTATTCCCGCAGACTTGCCTATGCCCATTGTGCTGGCAGGTGGGCTGAATGCGGACAATGTGGCAGAAGCGATAAAACAGGTTCGACCATATGCCGTTGATGTGAGTGGTGGTGTCGAGTCCCAAAAAGGAATTAAGGATGCCGGCAAAATTGCCGCATTCATGCGAGGAGTTACAGATGCAGCTTTATGATATGCCTGACGACAGAGGCCATTTTGGTCCGTACGGCGGGATTTTTGTCGCAGAAACTCTGGTGGAAGCCCTGGAAGAATTGCGTGTCATGTATGAGCGCTTTCGCCATGACCCTGAATTTCTGGCCGAATTTGCACATGATCTGAAGTATTTTGTAGGCCGTCCAAGCCCTATCTACTACGCCAAGCGCTGGTCTGAACGCGTTGGCGGTGCTCGCATTTATCTCAAGCGGGAAGATCTGAACCACACTGGCGCCCATAAGGTGAATAACACCGTGGGGCAAGCACTCCTGGCAAAACGCATGGGCAAGCCACGCGTAATCGCTGAAACGGGGGCAGGGCAGCATGGCGTTGCGACGGCTACCATTGCAGCTCGTATGGGGCTGGAGTGTGTCGTGTACATGGGTTCTGAGGATGTGAAGCGCCAGGCTCCCAATGTCTATCGCATGAAGCTGTTGGGCGCGACCGTCGTGCCGGTGGAAAGTGGTTCAAAAACCCTCAAGGATGCGCTGAATGAAGCCATGCGCGACTGGGTAACCAACATCTCCAACACCTTTTACATTATTGGTACCGTGGCTGGCCCGCACCCTTATCCCATGATGGTACGGGATTTTCAGGCGGTGATTGGTGTAGAAGCCAAGCAGCAAATGCAGGAAATGATCGGGCGTCAGCCAGATGCGGTCGTGGCCTGTGTGGGCGGCGGTTCCAATGCCATGGGTATTTTCTACCCCTATATCAACGAAGAAAATGTGCGCCTGATCGGCGTTGAGGCAGCGGGCCTGGGTCTGGCAACAGGCAAACACGCCGCGCCACTGACAGCCAATAGCTCAGTCGGCGTATTGCATGGCAACCGTACTTATCTGATGCAGGACGAAGACGGTCAAATCATCGAAACGCATTCGATCTCTGCTGGCCTGGATTATCCAGGAGTGGGGCCTGAGCATGCATGGCTGAAAGACAGCAAGCGTGCTGAATACGTGGCCATTACCGATGATGAAGCCATGGCGGCTTTCCATAGTCTGTGCCGCACCGAAGGTATTATTCCTGCACTGGAATCCAGCCATGCGTTGGCGTATGCAGAAAAGATGGCGGCGACCATGTCTCCCGACCAGGTCATTCTGGTGAACCTCTCCGGTCGTGGCGATAAAGATATCAACACGGTGGCCGGTTTGTCTGGCATTACCCTTTAATCATCCAGTATTTAAGATCCCATTCATGTCTCGCATAAAAACCACGTTCGATCAGCTCAAACAGCAGGGAAAGAAAGCTCTGATCCCTTACATTACCGCTGGTGACCCTCATCCTGACCAAACCGTAAAGCTGTTACATGCCATGGTGGCAAACGGTGCCGATATGATTGAGCTCGGCGTGCCTTTTTCAGATCCCATGGCAGATGGTCCCGTTATTCAGCGCGCCAGCGAGCGCGCCTTGGTCCATCACGTTGGCCTCAGCCGCGTGCTCGACATCGTGCGTGAATTCCGTCAGCAGGATAATGTGACGCCTATCATACTGATGGGTTACGCTAATCCGGTTGAAGCAATGGGGCAGGAGAAGTTTTCTGACCGAGCCAAAGCCGCCGGTGTGGATGGTGTACTGACGGTGGATTATCCGCCTGAGGAATGCAAGGAATTCACCGCCCTGTTGCAGGCACGCGGCATTGACCCCATTTTTCTGTTATCACCGACCACCGAGCCTGCTCGTGTAGAGGTGATTGTGAACCAGGCCAGCGGCTTCGTTTACTATGTCTCCCTCAAGGGGGTGACGGGTGCTAAAAACCTCGATATTGAAGAGGTGGCGCAAAAAGTAGCTGAAATTCGAACCCTGACGGATTTGCCTGTAGGCGTAGGTTTTGGTGTGCGTGATGCGGCGACAGCAACGGCTGTGGCTGCGATTGGTGATGCTGTGGTGGTGGGCAGCCGTATGGTGCAGGCTGTGGAACAATCCAATGATCAAAATCTCGTTGATAACGTGGCTGCGCTGATGAAAGAATTGCGCATCGCGGTTGACGCTGCTTAAAAAGGACATGCCATGAGCTGGTTACAAAAACTACTTCCTCCCAAGATCAATCGCCCGACGGGCATTAATAAAAAAACCGTACCAGAAGGTCTCTGGAGCAAATGCCCTTCGTGTGAATCCGTGCTGTATCGGACGGATCTCGAAAAGAATGCTGAAGTTTGTCCCAAGTGCGGCTATCACAACCGTATTTCAGCGCGTGCCCGTTTGGCCATGCTGCTGGACGAGGAGGGGCGCTCCGAAATCGGCGCCGAAGTGCAGCCTGTAGACCCGCTGAAGTTCAAGGATAGCAAACGCTATGCTGACCGCATCAAGTCATCCCAGGCAGATGTGGGTGAAACCGATTCCCTGATCGTGTTGCAAGGCAGCATCAAGGCTGTTCCTGTGGTAGCCGCTGCGTTTGAGTTCAAGTTCATGGGTGGTTCCATGGGTTCGGTGGTGGGTGAGCGCTTTGTGCGCGGCGTCAACGCTGCCATTGAGCGTCGCTCGGCGTTCGTATGCATTTCCGCCAGTGGCGGCGCCCGTATGCAAGAAGGCCTGTTTTCACTGATGCAAATGGCGAAAACCAGCGCTGCCTTAACTGCGCTTGGCCGCGCCGGTTTGCCTTATATTTCAGTGTTGACGGATCCAACCATGGGTGGCGTTTCTGCCAGTTTTGCCATGCTGGGCGATGTGATTGTGGCCGAACCGCAGGCGCTGATTGGCTTTGCCGGTCCACGCGTGATCGAACAAACCGTTCGCGAAACCCTGCCTGAAGGTTTCCAGCGGGCGGAATTCCTGCTGGAACATGGCGCGGTGGATATCATTGTTGACCGCCGTGAAATGCGTGACAAGCTGGCCAACCTGATCAGTAGCATGACCAAATTACCTGCTGTTGC
This genomic window contains:
- the truA gene encoding tRNA pseudouridine(38-40) synthase TruA, which gives rise to MRVALGLEYDGAHFCGWQSQPGGYGVQDALERELARMACHPVRVIAAGRTDTGVHALAQVVHFETTTERPLNAWVRGVNAGLPSSVKVLWAQQVDDEFHARFSARQRYYQYILFDQAVAPAILAGKVGWFHQPLDVDAMAEAAAHLIGEHDFSAFRAAECQAKSPIRTLQQAEVRRAGQAILFEFSGNAFLHHQVRNMVGALVYVGKGSQPPAFIQQLLQSHDRRLAPPTFSPDGLYLSGVGYESRWGLPDTRRYVHLSLV
- a CDS encoding phosphoribosylanthranilate isomerase, encoding MRTRVKICGITREEDALTAVRHGADAVGLVFVEASPRHVSIAQAQAAIRSLPPFIAVVGLFVDAEPSFIEQVLKEVRLDMLQFHGDESPEECQRYARPYMKAIRVRPDTNLLQYALDYPRASALLLDAHVEGVAGGTGQRFDWSLIPADLPMPIVLAGGLNADNVAEAIKQVRPYAVDVSGGVESQKGIKDAGKIAAFMRGVTDAAL
- the trpB gene encoding tryptophan synthase subunit beta, with amino-acid sequence MQLYDMPDDRGHFGPYGGIFVAETLVEALEELRVMYERFRHDPEFLAEFAHDLKYFVGRPSPIYYAKRWSERVGGARIYLKREDLNHTGAHKVNNTVGQALLAKRMGKPRVIAETGAGQHGVATATIAARMGLECVVYMGSEDVKRQAPNVYRMKLLGATVVPVESGSKTLKDALNEAMRDWVTNISNTFYIIGTVAGPHPYPMMVRDFQAVIGVEAKQQMQEMIGRQPDAVVACVGGGSNAMGIFYPYINEENVRLIGVEAAGLGLATGKHAAPLTANSSVGVLHGNRTYLMQDEDGQIIETHSISAGLDYPGVGPEHAWLKDSKRAEYVAITDDEAMAAFHSLCRTEGIIPALESSHALAYAEKMAATMSPDQVILVNLSGRGDKDINTVAGLSGITL
- the trpA gene encoding tryptophan synthase subunit alpha; this translates as MSRIKTTFDQLKQQGKKALIPYITAGDPHPDQTVKLLHAMVANGADMIELGVPFSDPMADGPVIQRASERALVHHVGLSRVLDIVREFRQQDNVTPIILMGYANPVEAMGQEKFSDRAKAAGVDGVLTVDYPPEECKEFTALLQARGIDPIFLLSPTTEPARVEVIVNQASGFVYYVSLKGVTGAKNLDIEEVAQKVAEIRTLTDLPVGVGFGVRDAATATAVAAIGDAVVVGSRMVQAVEQSNDQNLVDNVAALMKELRIAVDAA
- the accD gene encoding acetyl-CoA carboxylase, carboxyltransferase subunit beta, translating into MSWLQKLLPPKINRPTGINKKTVPEGLWSKCPSCESVLYRTDLEKNAEVCPKCGYHNRISARARLAMLLDEEGRSEIGAEVQPVDPLKFKDSKRYADRIKSSQADVGETDSLIVLQGSIKAVPVVAAAFEFKFMGGSMGSVVGERFVRGVNAAIERRSAFVCISASGGARMQEGLFSLMQMAKTSAALTALGRAGLPYISVLTDPTMGGVSASFAMLGDVIVAEPQALIGFAGPRVIEQTVRETLPEGFQRAEFLLEHGAVDIIVDRREMRDKLANLISSMTKLPAVA